The genomic DNA CGATTGCTGCGGTGGCAACGATCGCGGCGAGTGCGGTTGTTCTGCATCGCTTCGAACCCAACGCAAACTCGTGGTATCCGAAGTGTCCGTTGCACGAAATGACGGGGTTGCACTGTCCCGGCTGCGGCACCACGCGAGCCGCTCGCGAGATTCTGCACGGCGACTTGGCGACCGCCGTCCAATTGAATCCGCTGACAGTCATCGGCGGTCCGATCTTCCTGATGATGCTGTGGCGAAACCGTCGCCGCCAGCAGGAGGGCAAACCGACAAAACCGCTGCTCGGTTGGGCGTTTCTCGTCTTGCTGATCCTCTATTTCGTCGCCCGCAACGTTCCCTCGCCAACTCGCAGTTGGTTCGCTCCGCCAAGTCCGCAGCCCACGATCGCTGAACCAACGACGCCGCGTTAATCGCTGCGCCACGGCGGGCGAACATCAGCCGAGAGTCCAGACCTTTTCGGCTTCGCTCAACTGCAGCGCCCGCCGCGTCGCTTCGGGCAGGACCACATGATCGTCATCGATCCAGTGGACCTGGCTATTGACGGCGCGAAACCGCGAGGCGGATGTGGTGACGATCTGCCGCTTCGCATCGGCGGGAACCTCGCCTCGCTCCACCTTCGGATTGCGGCAACTTGCGACGCTGCGAATCGAATCGCGATCGGAATGCAAGATCGGGCCGGCATCAAAAATATCGACCAGCCCGCGCGACGCAAAACCCTCCCGCTCCAGCATCGCTTTGGCCGGACGCGTCTGTTCATGAACCTCACCGATCACTTCGCGAACCGCCGGTGGCAACAGGTCCCAGTAGATCGGATGTTCTGGCATCAAGTCGTCGATGAACTTTTTCGAAACCGTCGAAAGCGCATCGGCGACGGGAAAGTCGACGTGGAAAAAATGGCGGCCGAGCGCTTCCCAGAACGGACTGCTTCCATCGGCATCCGATACGCCACGCATCTCTGCGATCACCTCTTTGGCAAATCGACTGGGTCGCTGAGCGATCATCGAGAACCGAGCCAACGACAGTAGACTGCCTCGCCCCTGCCCGCGGAATGCGGGCAGCAGGAACAGGCTGCCGATTTCGGTAGGCCCATCGTGGATCCGCCGAAGCTGTAGACTTCGCACGCTGCCGCGCACGTCCAGCTCTTCCGATTCCCGCTGCTCCGTGACAACTTCGTAAGCGTAAAACGGTTCGTACCCGCCGGTCTTGGCAAAGATGCAAGACGTTCCGACCAGCGAACCCGTCGCTCTGTCCTCCATCACAAACACATACGGCTCGCCGCCGGGACGCTCCGATTTGCGAGTGAAGGCGAAATGCGACCACTCCAGACGTTCGTGCAGCTGATCTTTGGTCAGCCGCAGCGAGGTCAGGCCGAAGCCCGATCGCTGGATCAGATCGTACAGCGGTTCCCAGTCGTCTAACGTCGCAGCGCGTACAACTTCCATCGTTATTCCGACGCCTTTGTGCTCGATGATTGCAAGACTTGCTCAATGATCGCGATCGCACTATCGATGTGTTCTGTCGTGGTGATCGCCGGCGGAGGCAAAAAACGAATCCGGTAGGGATTGCCGCCGCACAAGAAACAGATCAGCCCCGCCGCGTAGAGTTCGCGAACCCAGCGATTTGCAGTTTCATAACTGCCGTCGCCGGGAGTCATCGCGATCATCATCCCCTTCCCGTACGGTCCCTGGATCTGTCCCGGGTACCGCTGGGCAAGCGTCTGCAAGCAACTGGCAAAATGGTTGTGGTTGCGTTGATTGCGA from Rosistilla oblonga includes the following:
- a CDS encoding DUF2752 domain-containing protein; this encodes MASPIQRSPVPADRRLRIGLAIAAVATIAASAVVLHRFEPNANSWYPKCPLHEMTGLHCPGCGTTRAAREILHGDLATAVQLNPLTVIGGPIFLMMLWRNRRRQQEGKPTKPLLGWAFLVLLILYFVARNVPSPTRSWFAPPSPQPTIAEPTTPR
- a CDS encoding arginine N-succinyltransferase, giving the protein MEVVRAATLDDWEPLYDLIQRSGFGLTSLRLTKDQLHERLEWSHFAFTRKSERPGGEPYVFVMEDRATGSLVGTSCIFAKTGGYEPFYAYEVVTEQRESEELDVRGSVRSLQLRRIHDGPTEIGSLFLLPAFRGQGRGSLLSLARFSMIAQRPSRFAKEVIAEMRGVSDADGSSPFWEALGRHFFHVDFPVADALSTVSKKFIDDLMPEHPIYWDLLPPAVREVIGEVHEQTRPAKAMLEREGFASRGLVDIFDAGPILHSDRDSIRSVASCRNPKVERGEVPADAKRQIVTTSASRFRAVNSQVHWIDDDHVVLPEATRRALQLSEAEKVWTLG